The following coding sequences are from one Ancylobacter sp. TS-1 window:
- a CDS encoding FUSC family protein: MERTADSLRAPSPWAGIVRQVGRDLRPFPGRFAMTWRVALLCALVSGVAMLYKVPESAISCYLIIFLMRPNGAECVGQAIGLTLLVSVVVLVMAPVIQATADDPFIRIAVIAATSFGFLFLSSATQLGEIGAIIALVIAFILTLVDDVPAGEVVTRGLLYAWQMAVMPMAMMLVFCLVFGTSPHRLMRESVARRLAAVAAFLAGEPEARARLREELAQGNEAADKQAMLARIFHTAPGATVDWLAGATATSYRLMLAAAALPADLAASARAELAARSRAAAEAVGAGQRPQAATPEGEGAPALLAAREAMAALARPDGGGAVLAKPPFLSPDAFTNPDHQRFALKTTTAAISCYLIYSIIDWQGIHTAMVTCYVAALGTTGETVHKLALRITGCLIGAAMGLGSILFVIPHLSSVGGLMALVFCAVLVAAWVSSGPERISYGGVQIGLAFLLTVLDGFAPSTDMGSARDRVVGILLGNLVVYVVFTQIWPKGAAVDVRERVARALEALARLAALAPSARSGAVAEAALVEAEVEKAGAGLDLLPFEPAHQRPPAAEVRRLRGLVGELREALPELMFAREVAPDVPARLSHAAKSVAMEEGVGSPVADEGSPATTRLATHLRRIERLAAG, encoded by the coding sequence ATGGAACGGACTGCTGACTCGCTGAGGGCGCCCTCTCCCTGGGCCGGCATCGTCCGGCAGGTCGGCCGCGACCTGCGGCCGTTCCCCGGTCGCTTCGCCATGACCTGGCGCGTGGCGCTGCTCTGTGCGCTCGTGTCCGGCGTGGCGATGCTCTACAAGGTGCCGGAATCGGCGATCAGCTGCTACCTCATCATCTTCCTGATGCGCCCGAACGGCGCCGAATGCGTCGGGCAGGCGATCGGCCTCACCCTTCTCGTGAGCGTGGTGGTGCTGGTGATGGCGCCGGTCATCCAGGCGACAGCGGACGATCCCTTCATTCGCATCGCGGTGATCGCGGCGACTTCGTTCGGCTTCCTGTTCCTGTCGTCGGCGACGCAGCTCGGCGAGATCGGCGCCATCATCGCGCTGGTCATCGCCTTCATCCTCACACTGGTCGACGACGTGCCGGCCGGCGAGGTGGTGACGCGCGGGCTGCTCTATGCGTGGCAGATGGCGGTCATGCCGATGGCGATGATGCTCGTCTTCTGCCTCGTCTTCGGGACGTCGCCGCACCGGCTGATGCGCGAGAGCGTGGCGCGCCGGCTCGCCGCTGTGGCGGCCTTCCTTGCGGGGGAGCCCGAGGCGCGGGCTCGGCTGCGCGAGGAACTGGCGCAGGGCAACGAGGCGGCGGACAAGCAGGCCATGCTCGCCCGCATTTTCCACACCGCGCCGGGCGCGACGGTCGACTGGCTCGCCGGCGCGACGGCGACCAGCTACCGGCTGATGCTGGCGGCGGCGGCGCTTCCGGCGGACCTCGCGGCCTCGGCGCGGGCGGAGCTGGCGGCCCGCAGCCGCGCGGCGGCGGAAGCGGTCGGCGCCGGGCAGCGGCCGCAGGCGGCGACGCCGGAAGGCGAGGGGGCGCCGGCGCTTCTCGCGGCACGGGAGGCCATGGCGGCGCTGGCCCGCCCCGATGGCGGTGGCGCGGTGCTGGCGAAACCGCCCTTCCTGTCGCCCGACGCCTTCACCAATCCCGATCACCAGCGTTTCGCGCTGAAGACGACGACGGCCGCGATCAGCTGCTACCTCATCTATTCGATCATCGACTGGCAGGGCATCCACACCGCCATGGTCACCTGCTACGTGGCCGCGCTCGGCACCACCGGCGAGACGGTGCACAAGCTGGCGCTGCGCATCACCGGCTGCCTGATCGGCGCGGCGATGGGGCTCGGCTCGATCCTGTTCGTCATCCCGCACCTCAGCTCGGTCGGTGGGCTGATGGCGCTGGTGTTCTGCGCCGTGCTGGTCGCCGCGTGGGTGTCGTCGGGTCCCGAGCGGATTTCCTATGGCGGGGTGCAGATCGGCCTTGCCTTCCTGCTCACCGTCCTCGACGGCTTCGCGCCCTCGACCGACATGGGGTCGGCGCGCGACCGCGTGGTCGGCATCCTGCTCGGCAATCTCGTGGTCTATGTGGTCTTCACCCAGATCTGGCCGAAGGGCGCCGCCGTCGACGTGCGCGAGCGGGTGGCGCGCGCGCTGGAGGCGCTGGCGCGGCTCGCCGCGCTCGCTCCTTCCGCGCGTTCCGGCGCGGTGGCCGAGGCGGCGCTGGTTGAGGCCGAGGTCGAGAAGGCGGGGGCGGGGCTGGACCTGCTGCCCTTCGAGCCGGCCCATCAACGCCCCCCGGCGGCCGAGGTGCGGCGGCTGAGAGGGCTGGTCGGCGAGCTGCGCGAGGCGCTGCCCGAGCTGATGTTTGCGCGCGAGGTAGCACCTGACGTGCCGGCGCGGTTGTCCCACGCCGCGAAGTCGGTGGCGATGGAGGAAGGCGTCGGTTCGCCCGTCGCCGACGAGGGGTCTCCCGCGACGACCCGGCTTGCGACGCATCTGCGGCGCATCGAACGGCTGGCGGCGGGGTGA